One genomic window of Eggerthella timonensis includes the following:
- a CDS encoding PDDEXK nuclease domain-containing protein — translation MLANSDGYLNALNHIKREIADAQNRAVQSANAEVIQLYWRVGRLIDERSLWGNKYLETLSRDIRLAFPGIKGFSVRSMKYMVKFAREVDRQLCDSCCTIPWGHITHLLDKTEPGAERKWYVQATIENGWSRAVLLHQIETRLYQRQALSGKVSNFERTLPSPESELAQQTLKDPYIFDFITTRQGAVEHEVEDRMMENLTKLLLELGTGFAFVGRQYHLSVGEQDFYIDLLFYNIRLRSYVVVELKSAAFKPEFAGKLNFYLSAVDDLLRTEHDNHSIGLLLCKTKDNVVAEYALRDIGKPMGVSEYRLAEVLPEGFADLLPSPEDIEKRI, via the coding sequence ATGCTTGCCAACAGCGATGGATATCTGAACGCCCTGAATCACATCAAAAGAGAAATAGCCGACGCGCAGAACCGTGCGGTACAAAGCGCTAATGCAGAGGTGATCCAGCTGTATTGGCGCGTCGGCCGCTTGATAGACGAGCGATCCCTATGGGGAAACAAGTACCTCGAAACCCTTTCCCGCGATATACGCCTTGCGTTTCCGGGCATTAAAGGCTTTTCCGTGAGAAGCATGAAGTACATGGTCAAATTCGCGCGCGAGGTGGATCGCCAATTGTGCGACAGCTGTTGCACAATTCCATGGGGCCATATCACCCATCTTCTCGATAAGACGGAACCGGGTGCGGAGCGCAAATGGTACGTTCAGGCCACCATAGAGAACGGGTGGAGCCGTGCGGTTCTTTTGCACCAGATAGAGACCAGACTCTACCAGCGACAAGCGCTCTCCGGTAAAGTGAGCAATTTCGAGCGGACGCTTCCATCGCCCGAAAGCGAGCTGGCGCAGCAGACGCTCAAAGATCCGTACATTTTCGATTTCATCACGACGCGCCAAGGTGCAGTCGAACACGAGGTGGAAGATCGCATGATGGAGAACCTCACCAAGCTCTTGCTCGAGCTTGGCACAGGGTTCGCCTTCGTCGGAAGACAATACCACCTTTCAGTGGGCGAGCAGGATTTCTATATCGACTTGCTTTTTTATAACATTCGGCTGCGAAGTTACGTGGTCGTAGAGTTGAAGAGTGCCGCATTCAAGCCCGAGTTCGCGGGTAAACTGAACTTCTACCTTTCGGCGGTAGACGACCTGCTGCGCACCGAACATGACAACCACAGCATCGGGTTGCTTTTGTGCAAGACGAAGGATAACGTGGTAGCCGAATACGCGTTGCGCGACATCGGCAAGCCGATGGGCGTCAGCGAATACCGGCTCGCCGAAGTGCTGCCGGAGGGCTTCGCCGATCTGCTGCCTTCGCCGGAGGATATCGAGAAACGAATATGA
- the fsa gene encoding fructose-6-phosphate aldolase, with amino-acid sequence MKFFLDTADLNEIEEAASWGVLAGVTTNPTLYARTGGKLDDFHNHIKRICEIVDGPVSAESVAMTRDEIIRDGRELAALADNVVVKIPTMVEGLAATKALSEEGIPVNMTLCFSVPQAIMAARAGARYISPFVGRFDDIAEDGIAQLADVVAAVNNYDFGHDVEIIAASVRSANHVTQAALMGADIATVPFAALKKCVQHPLTDRGLDAFMKDWEKVQQA; translated from the coding sequence GTGAAGTTTTTTCTGGACACCGCCGATCTCAACGAAATAGAAGAGGCGGCCAGCTGGGGCGTGCTCGCCGGCGTCACCACGAACCCGACGCTGTACGCGCGCACCGGCGGCAAGCTCGACGATTTCCACAACCACATCAAGCGCATCTGCGAGATCGTCGACGGTCCCGTCTCCGCCGAAAGCGTCGCCATGACGCGCGACGAGATCATCCGCGACGGCCGCGAGCTGGCCGCGCTCGCCGACAACGTGGTCGTGAAGATCCCCACCATGGTGGAGGGTCTCGCCGCCACCAAGGCGCTCTCCGAAGAGGGCATCCCCGTGAACATGACGCTGTGCTTCAGCGTGCCGCAGGCCATCATGGCCGCGCGCGCCGGCGCCCGCTACATCAGCCCCTTCGTCGGCCGTTTCGACGACATCGCCGAAGACGGCATCGCGCAGCTGGCCGACGTGGTGGCCGCCGTGAACAACTACGACTTCGGCCACGACGTGGAAATCATCGCCGCGTCGGTGCGCAGCGCAAACCACGTGACGCAGGCCGCCCTCATGGGCGCCGACATCGCCACGGTGCCGTTCGCCGCGCTCAAGAAGTGCGTGCAGCATCCGTTGACGGATCGCGGCCTCGATGCGTTCATGAAGGACTGGGAGAAAGTTCAGCAAGCATGA
- a CDS encoding molybdopterin-dependent oxidoreductase — protein MAYNPKKIAGGVAGGALLMFGAAGALGTAAGLPQTADADPIATTHTVGDNVVTAQWFNEDDGSFVAVHDAQGSFSFNQEGVTPNDELFNVFGAALTSMCSKPATEFVDTEGGVANFYVNVGGNIKKNFTIDVRDMADDASQETMMACSCATGSPFGQAAVMGVPLSAVVEMADLEDGVNTVTAYGADGFGQPLPLRYALEKNALLVYQVNGQELEAATGSSLQLWMPETVARYFTRDIVNIELTQEDAEPDVQQVDPCYRNKINIMNYADDCVFKAGDEITFEGVADDLGSPIAAIEFSFDNGATWTTCDTDGATADKWVNWQFTTSFEEKGDYRMTVRAKTADDVVSPLAATLEFEVV, from the coding sequence ATGGCTTACAACCCCAAGAAGATCGCGGGCGGCGTGGCCGGTGGTGCGCTGCTCATGTTCGGAGCGGCGGGGGCCCTCGGCACCGCAGCCGGGCTGCCGCAGACCGCCGACGCGGACCCGATCGCCACGACGCACACCGTGGGCGACAACGTGGTGACGGCCCAGTGGTTCAACGAGGACGACGGGTCCTTCGTGGCCGTGCACGACGCGCAGGGCTCGTTCTCCTTCAACCAGGAGGGCGTCACTCCCAACGACGAACTGTTCAACGTGTTCGGCGCGGCCCTGACCAGCATGTGCTCGAAGCCCGCCACCGAGTTCGTCGACACGGAGGGCGGCGTCGCCAACTTCTACGTGAACGTGGGCGGCAACATCAAGAAGAACTTCACCATCGACGTGCGCGACATGGCCGACGATGCCAGCCAGGAGACGATGATGGCGTGCTCGTGCGCCACCGGCTCCCCCTTCGGCCAGGCGGCCGTCATGGGCGTGCCGCTGTCGGCCGTCGTGGAGATGGCCGATCTCGAGGACGGCGTGAACACCGTCACCGCCTACGGCGCGGACGGCTTCGGCCAGCCGCTGCCGCTGCGCTACGCCCTCGAGAAGAACGCGCTTCTGGTGTACCAGGTGAACGGCCAGGAGCTGGAAGCGGCCACCGGGTCGAGCCTGCAGCTATGGATGCCCGAGACGGTGGCGCGCTACTTCACGCGCGACATCGTGAACATCGAGCTGACGCAGGAGGACGCCGAGCCCGACGTGCAGCAGGTGGATCCCTGCTACCGCAACAAGATCAACATCATGAACTACGCCGACGACTGCGTGTTCAAGGCCGGCGACGAGATCACGTTCGAGGGCGTGGCTGACGATCTGGGCAGCCCCATCGCCGCCATCGAGTTCTCCTTCGACAACGGAGCCACCTGGACGACGTGCGACACCGACGGCGCAACGGCCGACAAGTGGGTGAACTGGCAGTTCACCACGTCGTTCGAGGAGAAGGGCGACTACCGCATGACCGTGCGCGCGAAGACCGCCGACGACGTGGTGTCCCCGCTCGCGGCGACGCTCGAGTTCGAAGTGGTCTAG
- the hisI gene encoding phosphoribosyl-AMP cyclohydrolase, with protein sequence MDMPELTYNADGLIPCIVQDADTLEVLMMAWMSEESLALTLERGETVFWSRSRQELWHKGATSGNVQRLVELRYDCDADTLLALVHPAGPACHTGERTCFFRTVPR encoded by the coding sequence ATGGACATGCCCGAACTGACCTACAACGCCGACGGGTTGATCCCGTGCATCGTGCAGGATGCGGACACCCTCGAGGTGCTCATGATGGCGTGGATGAGCGAGGAATCGCTCGCGCTGACGCTCGAGCGCGGCGAGACGGTGTTTTGGAGCCGCAGCCGTCAGGAGCTGTGGCATAAGGGCGCCACGTCGGGCAACGTGCAGCGGCTCGTGGAGCTGCGCTACGACTGCGATGCCGACACGCTGCTCGCGCTCGTGCACCCGGCAGGGCCGGCCTGCCACACGGGGGAGCGCACCTGCTTCTTCCGCACCGTCCCTCGTTAA
- the rho gene encoding transcription termination factor Rho, whose amino-acid sequence MSENEATSTAPAAAPAKRRSTSVNAKSASKAEGAATPGRNSSATRTPRKSVKAGGTQQQQQGSGSNNRRQNASNAGKPNGGNNNRQKQGGGQNRQNNNQNQRRQRRQHDNNRGNREVQPSVSREELAKLKVAELREKAAEFNLDVTGLKKAELVEAVFGASVKAEGFIEVSGILDILADGYGFLRTQGYLPSETDCYVGLSTIRRNGLRRGDLVAGQTRPARENEKYAAIQKVTAVNGTPVEELGSRVRFGDLTPVYPDECLTMEHGKNTVTARVIDLVSPIGKGQRGLIVSPPKAGKTTILKDIAAAISANNPEVHLMCLLVDERPEEVTDMERSIKGEVISSTFDMPTENHIAVSELVIERAKRLVECGKDVVVLLDSLTRLARAYNLAQPASGRILSGGVDSTALYPPKRFLGAARNIEHGGSLTILASALVDTGSKMDEVIFEEFKGTGNMELKLDRNLADRRIFPAIDPVASGTRKEDLLLEPQEAPLIWAVRRILANTNSTERAMDMLIKSLKQTETNQEFLVRTAKKAQHTKADGSLEF is encoded by the coding sequence ATGAGCGAAAACGAAGCAACCTCCACGGCCCCCGCGGCCGCTCCTGCCAAGCGCCGTTCGACGAGCGTGAACGCCAAATCGGCAAGCAAGGCGGAAGGCGCTGCGACGCCAGGCCGCAACTCGTCGGCAACGCGCACGCCGCGCAAGTCGGTGAAGGCGGGCGGAACGCAGCAACAGCAGCAGGGCTCGGGTTCGAACAACCGCCGCCAGAACGCCTCGAACGCGGGCAAGCCGAACGGCGGCAACAACAACCGCCAGAAGCAGGGCGGCGGCCAGAACCGCCAGAACAACAACCAGAACCAGCGCCGCCAACGCCGCCAGCACGACAACAACCGCGGCAACCGCGAAGTGCAGCCCAGCGTGTCGCGCGAGGAGCTGGCGAAGCTCAAGGTGGCCGAGCTGCGCGAGAAGGCCGCCGAGTTCAACCTCGACGTCACGGGCCTCAAGAAGGCCGAGCTCGTCGAAGCCGTGTTCGGCGCCAGCGTGAAGGCCGAGGGCTTCATCGAGGTGTCGGGCATCCTCGACATCCTCGCCGACGGCTACGGCTTTTTGCGCACGCAGGGCTACCTGCCCAGCGAGACGGACTGCTACGTTGGTCTGTCCACCATCCGCCGCAACGGCCTGCGCAGAGGCGATCTCGTGGCCGGCCAGACGCGCCCGGCGCGCGAGAACGAGAAGTACGCGGCCATCCAGAAGGTGACGGCCGTCAACGGCACCCCGGTCGAAGAGCTGGGAAGCCGCGTCCGCTTCGGCGATCTCACCCCGGTCTACCCGGACGAGTGCCTCACCATGGAGCACGGCAAGAACACCGTCACCGCGCGCGTCATCGATCTCGTGTCGCCCATCGGCAAAGGCCAGCGCGGCCTCATCGTCAGCCCCCCGAAGGCCGGCAAAACCACCATCCTCAAGGACATCGCGGCCGCCATCAGCGCGAACAACCCCGAAGTGCACCTCATGTGCCTGCTCGTGGACGAGCGTCCCGAAGAGGTCACCGACATGGAGCGCTCCATCAAGGGCGAAGTCATCTCCTCGACGTTCGACATGCCCACCGAGAACCACATCGCCGTGTCCGAGCTGGTCATCGAGCGCGCGAAGCGCCTCGTGGAATGCGGCAAGGACGTCGTCGTGCTGCTCGACTCGCTCACGCGCCTCGCGCGCGCCTACAACCTGGCGCAGCCGGCCTCGGGCCGCATCCTGTCGGGCGGCGTCGATTCCACGGCGCTCTACCCGCCGAAGCGCTTCCTGGGCGCCGCCCGCAACATCGAGCACGGCGGCAGCCTCACCATCCTGGCCTCGGCGCTCGTGGACACGGGATCGAAGATGGACGAGGTCATCTTCGAGGAGTTCAAGGGCACCGGCAACATGGAACTCAAGCTCGATCGCAACCTGGCCGACCGCCGCATCTTCCCGGCCATCGACCCGGTGGCTTCGGGCACGCGCAAGGAGGATCTGCTGCTCGAGCCGCAGGAGGCGCCGCTCATCTGGGCCGTGCGCCGCATCCTGGCGAACACGAACAGCACCGAGCGCGCCATGGACATGCTCATCAAGTCGCTCAAGCAGACCGAGACGAACCAGGAGTTCCTCGTGCGCACGGCGAAGAAGGCCCAGCATACCAAGGCGGACGGATCGCTCGAGTTCTAA
- a CDS encoding methionine--tRNA ligase, protein MAASPTSNERISWPKRAVVTAGMPYGNKPLHFGHIAGVFVPADAFARFLRDRIGAANVRFISGTDCFGSPINEGYRKLVEAGEFDGSIADYVERNHEAQKRTLEAYGISLSIYEGSGMGHSGDVHQLITEKFIEKLHENGHLQRRATLQFYDTEADTFLNGRQVVGRCPVQGCKSEHAYADECDLGHSYAPEDLIAPKSSLTGTTPEMRPVENWYFDLPAFADFLRGHVAALEADPEVRAIVPQTIKEFLAPPVVYIKNDAREAYEAVAAELPKHELREAEKGKQSFEIEFATIDDRDAAREVLGRAGIRFRTGKALVPFRITGNIEWGVKAPVIDGLEGLTVWCWPESLWAPMSFTMAVNDKMGLPRGSWRDYWCSEDAEVYQFIGQDNLYFYGVAQPALIEALRPGDILAPGVTDHPIRQTTLVANHHILFGDKKASSSGSVKPPTADELLDYYTVEQLRAHFLALGLDQKSVGFKPKPFLATPEELEDTRVADPVLKEGALLTNVFNRLARSCFYEAQKNFEGYLPLGEVSEDVVAKAHEVLRAYDDTMHRVELHTIMSIMDEFIRWANKRWSDGIREAENTGDDELRRQVLVDSFFLLRMATLLMHPVVPAGAEKICDYLSFEFDDFFSWNYDFEGMEELCSAGEITEARHRIRELPPRFDFFAKHPSQYK, encoded by the coding sequence ATGGCAGCATCGCCCACTAGCAACGAACGAATCTCCTGGCCCAAGCGCGCCGTGGTCACGGCGGGCATGCCCTACGGCAACAAGCCGCTTCACTTCGGCCACATCGCCGGCGTGTTCGTGCCCGCCGACGCCTTCGCGCGCTTCCTGCGCGACCGCATCGGCGCCGCCAACGTTCGCTTCATCAGCGGCACGGACTGCTTCGGCTCACCCATCAACGAGGGCTACCGCAAGCTCGTGGAGGCGGGGGAGTTCGACGGCTCCATCGCCGACTACGTCGAACGCAACCACGAGGCGCAGAAGCGCACGCTCGAGGCCTACGGCATCAGCCTGTCCATCTACGAGGGGTCGGGGATGGGCCACTCGGGCGACGTGCACCAGCTGATCACCGAGAAGTTCATCGAGAAGCTGCACGAGAACGGGCACTTGCAGCGCCGCGCCACGCTGCAGTTCTACGACACGGAGGCCGACACGTTCCTCAACGGCCGTCAGGTGGTCGGCCGCTGCCCCGTGCAGGGCTGCAAGTCCGAGCACGCCTACGCCGACGAGTGCGACCTCGGGCACAGCTACGCGCCCGAGGACCTCATCGCGCCGAAGTCGTCGCTGACGGGCACCACGCCCGAGATGCGTCCCGTGGAGAACTGGTACTTCGACCTGCCCGCGTTCGCCGACTTCCTGCGCGGCCACGTGGCGGCGCTCGAGGCCGATCCCGAGGTGCGCGCCATCGTGCCGCAGACCATCAAGGAATTCCTCGCCCCGCCCGTCGTCTACATCAAGAACGACGCGCGCGAGGCCTACGAGGCCGTGGCGGCCGAGCTGCCGAAGCACGAGCTGCGCGAGGCCGAGAAGGGCAAGCAGAGCTTCGAGATCGAATTCGCCACGATCGACGACCGCGACGCGGCGCGCGAGGTGCTAGGGCGGGCGGGCATCCGCTTCCGCACGGGCAAGGCGCTCGTGCCGTTCCGCATCACCGGCAACATCGAGTGGGGCGTGAAGGCGCCGGTCATCGACGGTCTCGAGGGCCTCACGGTGTGGTGCTGGCCCGAGAGCCTGTGGGCTCCCATGTCGTTCACGATGGCGGTCAACGACAAGATGGGGCTGCCGCGCGGCAGCTGGCGCGATTACTGGTGCTCGGAAGATGCCGAGGTGTACCAGTTCATCGGACAGGACAACCTGTACTTCTACGGCGTGGCCCAGCCGGCGCTCATCGAGGCGCTGCGCCCCGGCGACATCCTCGCCCCGGGCGTCACCGACCACCCCATCCGCCAGACGACGCTCGTGGCGAACCACCACATCCTGTTCGGCGACAAGAAGGCCTCATCGTCGGGCTCGGTGAAGCCGCCCACGGCCGACGAGCTTTTGGACTACTACACCGTCGAGCAGCTGCGCGCGCACTTCCTGGCGCTCGGCCTCGACCAGAAGTCGGTGGGCTTCAAGCCCAAGCCGTTCCTCGCCACCCCCGAGGAGCTCGAGGACACGCGCGTGGCCGACCCGGTGCTCAAGGAGGGCGCGCTGCTGACGAACGTGTTCAACCGCCTGGCGCGCAGCTGCTTCTACGAGGCGCAGAAGAACTTCGAGGGCTACCTGCCGCTGGGCGAGGTATCCGAGGACGTGGTGGCGAAGGCGCACGAGGTGCTGCGCGCCTACGACGACACGATGCACCGCGTGGAGCTGCACACCATCATGTCGATCATGGACGAGTTCATCCGCTGGGCGAACAAGCGCTGGTCGGACGGCATCAGAGAGGCCGAGAACACGGGCGACGACGAGCTGCGCCGCCAGGTGCTCGTGGACTCGTTCTTCCTGCTGCGCATGGCCACGCTGCTCATGCACCCCGTGGTGCCGGCGGGCGCCGAGAAGATCTGCGACTACCTCAGCTTCGAGTTCGACGACTTCTTCAGCTGGAACTACGACTTCGAGGGCATGGAGGAGCTGTGCAGCGCCGGCGAGATCACCGAGGCGCGCCACCGCATCCGTGAGCTGCCGCCCCGCTTCGACTTCTTCGCCAAGCATCCGAGCCAGTACAAGTAG
- the sppA gene encoding signal peptide peptidase SppA: MSQDNNWQQQVWQQPAAPQQPAPQGAPYGYAVQQPPKKSRGWIVALVAVVLVFALLALGMWSCTSVMSSSFGSFGAGSAVDDVDYLTGDAVGVIDIDGTIQYDGSTSSPEGLKAQLDRAEKNNHIKAVVLRVNSGGGTATAGEEMSDYVREFSERSGKPVVVSSASMNASAAYEISSQADYIYTAKTTAIGAIGTAMQVTDLSGLMEKLGISVDNVTSADSKDSSYGTRPLTDEERAYYQDQVDQINETFIQTVAEGRDMPVEDVRALATGLTFTGMTAVENGLADEIGTKDDAVSKAAELAGVSQYATVTLKDSSSSLSSLLDLMSESNVSTDDIARALKELDTDGSIAH; this comes from the coding sequence ATGTCTCAAGATAACAACTGGCAGCAGCAGGTATGGCAGCAGCCGGCCGCCCCGCAGCAACCGGCCCCGCAGGGCGCCCCGTACGGCTACGCCGTGCAGCAGCCTCCGAAGAAAAGCCGCGGCTGGATCGTGGCCCTCGTGGCCGTCGTGCTCGTGTTCGCGCTGCTGGCGCTGGGCATGTGGTCGTGCACGTCCGTCATGTCCTCGTCGTTCGGCTCCTTCGGCGCCGGCTCCGCGGTCGACGACGTCGACTACCTCACGGGCGACGCGGTGGGCGTCATCGACATCGACGGCACCATCCAATACGACGGCTCCACCTCGAGCCCCGAGGGCCTCAAGGCCCAGCTCGACCGCGCCGAGAAGAACAACCACATCAAGGCCGTCGTGCTGCGCGTGAACTCCGGCGGCGGCACCGCCACTGCGGGCGAGGAGATGTCCGATTACGTGCGCGAGTTCTCCGAACGCTCCGGCAAGCCCGTCGTGGTGTCGAGCGCGTCCATGAACGCGAGCGCCGCCTACGAGATATCCTCGCAGGCCGACTACATCTACACGGCCAAGACCACGGCCATCGGCGCCATCGGCACGGCCATGCAGGTCACCGACCTGTCGGGCCTTATGGAGAAGCTGGGCATCTCGGTGGACAACGTCACGAGCGCCGACAGCAAGGACTCCAGCTACGGCACGCGCCCGCTCACCGACGAGGAGCGCGCCTATTACCAGGATCAGGTCGACCAGATCAACGAGACGTTCATCCAGACCGTGGCCGAGGGCCGCGACATGCCCGTCGAGGACGTGCGCGCGCTGGCGACGGGCCTCACCTTCACCGGCATGACGGCGGTCGAGAACGGCTTGGCCGACGAGATCGGCACGAAGGACGACGCCGTGTCCAAGGCGGCCGAGCTCGCAGGCGTCTCGCAGTACGCCACGGTCACCCTCAAGGATTCTTCGAGCAGCCTTTCGAGCCTGCTCGATCTCATGTCCGAAAGCAACGTCTCCACCGACGATATCGCCCGAGCGCTGAAGGAGCTGGACACCGATGGCAGCATCGCCCACTAG
- a CDS encoding GGDEF domain-containing phosphodiesterase, with protein MAARTAACDGDARSGAESAERPSEPVRIDSLTGLLTKEAFFAEAAAYLRGPDGARASIVCFDVDHFKLLNDLHGLDRGDELLAFLGAALKERFSPDGSYPLAHLAADTFALCSSGIDPACVERALIDIAATCPLGIDAIVRAGVYDIEDPDAPVSLMCDRAVIALRTVKGSYFDRVAQYDPDMRASLIREREVIAGIESALREDRIELFLQPKCNMRTGKIVGAEALARWRHPDRGIVAPGEFIPLLERNGLVRSLDLRVWEKSAAWVRSLIDRGVRPVPVSVNVSRADIYLMDVSAELHALVQRYGIDPSLIEVEITESAYSERPDRIVAAFDALAERGFTVLMDDFGSGYSSLNMLKDINVDVLKIDMRFLDRDDRRSKDIMESVIRMARWLDLPVIAEGVETREQVNFLLDVGCSYAQGYYYARPMEVSAFEGLLTDGSSVEHEQRVLQEARRPVLDFKDLLHENIISDRMLSSIIGSVALYSYADEDLRLLRGNEAYHRLITAFDADVRGAEEGGSVLPFVMEEDRPALVAAAEEAVRSCPDDGVEVIVRRAGTRGCRWHKLRLFHLGTTNGVATVYASIADVTAHMRDMEALRMSERRFEIAMEATSIVVFELDIPTRTARYSEFVQQAFGLAETVANAPEGFIEQGTVADESVEDFRGIYRALYAGAPRASAVIRANMADGSDVWNRVTLMAVPNGAKAPDKAVGLVENVTREKQMERSLEHIGRNPQLAHGQERAVRTDS; from the coding sequence GTGGCCGCGAGAACGGCAGCATGCGATGGAGACGCGAGGAGCGGGGCCGAATCGGCAGAGCGCCCCTCCGAGCCCGTGCGCATCGACTCCCTCACGGGGCTGTTGACCAAAGAGGCGTTCTTCGCCGAGGCCGCCGCCTACCTGCGCGGCCCGGACGGCGCCCGCGCGAGCATCGTCTGCTTCGACGTCGACCATTTCAAGCTACTCAACGATCTGCACGGACTCGATCGCGGCGATGAGTTGCTGGCCTTTCTGGGCGCCGCGCTCAAGGAGCGCTTCTCGCCCGACGGCTCGTATCCGCTCGCTCATCTCGCCGCCGACACGTTCGCCCTGTGCTCCTCCGGCATCGACCCTGCCTGCGTCGAGCGCGCGCTCATTGACATTGCCGCGACTTGCCCGCTCGGCATCGACGCCATCGTGCGCGCCGGCGTCTACGACATCGAGGACCCCGACGCCCCCGTCAGCCTCATGTGCGACCGCGCGGTCATCGCGCTGCGCACGGTGAAGGGCAGCTATTTCGACCGCGTCGCGCAGTACGATCCCGACATGCGCGCGTCGCTCATCCGCGAGCGCGAGGTGATCGCCGGCATCGAGTCCGCGCTGCGCGAGGACCGCATCGAGCTGTTCCTGCAACCGAAGTGCAACATGCGCACCGGCAAGATCGTCGGCGCCGAGGCGCTTGCGCGCTGGCGGCATCCCGATCGCGGCATCGTCGCCCCCGGCGAGTTCATCCCCCTGCTCGAGCGCAACGGCCTTGTGCGCTCGCTCGATCTGCGGGTGTGGGAGAAGTCGGCCGCCTGGGTCAGGAGCCTCATCGACCGGGGAGTGCGCCCCGTTCCCGTTTCGGTGAACGTGTCGAGAGCCGATATCTACCTGATGGACGTGTCTGCCGAGCTCCATGCGCTCGTTCAGCGCTACGGCATCGATCCCTCGCTCATCGAAGTCGAGATCACCGAAAGCGCCTACTCGGAGCGGCCCGACCGCATCGTCGCCGCGTTCGACGCGTTGGCGGAGCGCGGGTTCACCGTGCTCATGGACGACTTCGGCAGCGGTTACTCGTCGCTCAACATGCTCAAGGACATCAACGTCGACGTGTTGAAGATCGACATGCGCTTCCTCGACCGCGACGACCGGCGCAGCAAGGACATCATGGAGTCGGTCATCCGCATGGCGCGCTGGCTCGATCTGCCCGTCATCGCCGAGGGCGTGGAGACGCGCGAGCAGGTGAACTTCCTGTTGGACGTGGGCTGCTCGTACGCCCAGGGCTACTACTACGCGCGCCCCATGGAGGTGTCCGCGTTCGAGGGGCTGCTGACCGACGGATCGAGCGTCGAGCACGAGCAGCGCGTGCTGCAGGAGGCGCGCCGACCCGTCCTCGATTTCAAGGACCTGCTGCACGAGAACATCATCAGCGACCGCATGCTGTCGAGCATCATCGGCTCGGTCGCCCTGTACTCCTACGCCGACGAGGATCTGCGCCTTCTGCGCGGCAACGAAGCCTACCATCGGCTGATCACGGCGTTCGACGCCGACGTGCGGGGCGCCGAAGAGGGCGGCAGCGTGCTTCCGTTCGTGATGGAAGAGGATCGCCCCGCGCTCGTCGCCGCAGCCGAGGAGGCGGTGCGCTCATGTCCCGACGACGGCGTGGAGGTCATCGTGCGTCGCGCCGGCACGCGCGGATGCCGCTGGCACAAGCTGCGCCTGTTCCATCTCGGCACGACGAACGGCGTGGCCACCGTGTACGCCAGCATCGCCGACGTGACGGCGCACATGCGGGATATGGAGGCGCTCCGCATGAGCGAGCGGCGCTTCGAGATCGCCATGGAAGCCACGAGCATCGTGGTGTTCGAGCTGGACATCCCCACGCGAACGGCGCGCTATTCGGAGTTCGTGCAGCAGGCGTTCGGCCTGGCCGAAACCGTGGCGAACGCTCCGGAGGGCTTTATCGAGCAGGGGACGGTGGCCGACGAGTCGGTGGAGGACTTCCGTGGCATCTACCGCGCCCTGTACGCGGGCGCCCCGCGTGCCTCCGCGGTGATCCGCGCCAACATGGCGGACGGCTCGGACGTATGGAACCGCGTGACGCTGATGGCCGTTCCGAACGGCGCGAAGGCTCCCGACAAGGCCGTGGGTCTCGTGGAGAACGTCACGCGCGAGAAGCAAATGGAACGCTCGCTCGAGCATATCGGGAGGAACCCGCAGCTGGCGCACGGGCAGGAACGCGCCGTCCGCACCGATTCGTAG